Within the Mucilaginibacter sp. CSA2-8R genome, the region ATCCGGAATGGCGTTTTTAGGTGTTGGCGGTACATAGTCTACCTTCAGCCTGCTTTCCGGCCTTTTAGTCTCTTGCTGGCGGTATTGCTGCTGACGATTAAATTGTTGCTGTTGTGCTTTATTAACCATGCCCTGAAACAACATTGGCAAAAATAAACGTGCCAGTGAACGGACAATATATAAAACACAA harbors:
- a CDS encoding DUF4834 family protein, whose protein sequence is MFLIRFLIIAICVLYIVRSLARLFLPMLFQGMVNKAQQQQFNRQQQYRQQETKRPESRLKVDYVPPTPKNAIPDNEGDFIDYEEVK